One genomic window of Nicotiana sylvestris chromosome 10, ASM39365v2, whole genome shotgun sequence includes the following:
- the LOC138879211 gene encoding uncharacterized protein, which produces MRRVRSQDRLNDFDPELEKTFHWRLREARDTNNIQALIQFLVNMADEQHMAVQEVAIPSISNVTSSIVKPRITGHFELKQSMIQLLHANGQFMGLPHEDPQQHMLNFLEISDTYITNGITPDYVRLTLFPFSLLGEAKRWLKVEPANSITTWNDLARKFLARFFPSGKTAKIRSEIVAFKQKVGESLYSAWERFKGLLRDCPHHNQTNEVLAHTFIEGLYSETKIVVDAAAGGQVLEKSFDGIYALLNKFSKSNPDWQGEMGRHTIQKSPGVLELDVVLALLAQVSMLTNQVNQMTMIINKQQAQPVQQVQIFFEVYGAGHKSHLEDMLKKVMAKQQALTATMRNLERQMGQLASAQNTRPAGALPSDTEPNPKAQVNTITLRNGRALEEVPKKKKNTNHPEGELAPTPEVPKHARYLRDIVANKRSHAQFETIALTEECSARVQSKLPPKLKDPGSFTIHLSLGKQEVGRALCDLGASTNLMPSSLFNQLRLGALKPTTITLKLADRSLVMLEGIIKDVLVRLRKFILPADFIVLDYEADEEVPIILGRPFLATGGAIINVRAGKLKMRVDDEEVTFNMYKALKLPKNYEDLCMITVVESKGIKKSPYVSYSDPDGTTKLKEVVFPAERVKMIDKRTRDERGNLPRACQKARLHGRKKKRKRPA; this is translated from the exons ATGCGTAGGGTCAGAAGTCAGGACAGACTCAACGACTTTGACCCCGAACTTGAGAAAACATTTCACTGGAGGTTGAGGGAAGCAAGGGATACAAACAATATTCAAGCACTCATTCAATTTCTTGTGAACATGGCAGATGAGCAACATATGGCTGTTCAGGAGGTAGCAATACCCAGTATTTCTAATGTTACCTCCAGTATAGTGAAGCCTAGAATCACTGGGCACTTTGAGCTGAAACAAAGCATGATCCAGTTACTTCATGCAAACGGGCAATTTATGGGTCTTCCACACGAGGATCCACAACAGCATATGTTGAACTTCTTGGAGATTAGTGATACTTATATCACTAACGGGATCACTCCAGATTATGTGAGGCTTACACTTTTTCCATTCTCTCTGTTGGGCGAGGCTAAGCGATGGCTAAAGGTAGAACCAGCTAATTCAATTACAACATGGAATGATTTGGCAAGAAAATTTTTGGCAAGGTTCTTCCCTTCAGGCAAAACTGCAAAGATCAGAAGTGAGATAGTTGCCTTCAAACAGAAAGTGGGAGAATCTTTATACTCAGCTTGGGAAAGGTTCAAGGGGCTACTCAGAGACTGTCCTCATCATAATCAGACGAATGAAGTGTTAGCTCACACGTTCATAGAAGGGCTATATTCTGAAACAAAGATCGTGGTAGATGCTGCAGCTGGGGGTCAAGTGTTGGAGAAAAGCTTTGACGGGATATATGCATTATTGAACAAATTCTCCAAGAGCAATCCGGATTGGCAAGGAGAGATGGGCAGACACACAATACAAAAATCACCAGGGGTTCTCGAATTGGATGTTGTCTTAGCATTGTTAGCACAGGTCTCTATGCTGACCAACCAAGTCAATCAGATGACCATGATCATTAACAAGCAGCAAGCCCAACCAGTGCAACAAGTTCAAATATTTTTTGAAGTATATGGAGCGGGTCACAAGA GTCACCTTGAGGACATGTTAAAGAAAGTGATGGCTAAACAGCAAGCCCTCACCGCAACAATGAGAAATTTGGAGCGTCAAATGGGACAACTTGCCAGTGCTCAAAACACTAGACCAGCTGGAGCTCTTCCAAGTGATACTGAGCCCAATCCTAAAGCTCAAGTCAATACGATTACCCTGAGAAATGGAAGAGCactagaagaagttccaaagaaaaagaagaatacaaATCATCCTGAAGGAGAATTAGCTCCCACGCCA GAAGTGCCTAAGCATGCAAGGTATCTCAGAGATATTGTGGCAAACAAACGAAGTCATGCACAGTTTGAAACAAttgcacttactgaggagtgcagtgccagagttcagagtaaacttcctcctaagttgaaggatcctGGAAGTTTCACAATTCATTTGTCTCTTGGAAAACAAGAAGTTGGTAGAGCCTTGTGTGATTTAGGGGCCAGTACAAATTTGATGCCATCCTCTTTGTTCAATCAACTCAGATTGGGGGCACTTAAACCTACTACAATAACTTTAAAGCTAGCAGATAGGTCACTAGTCATGCTCGAAGGAATTATTAAGGATGTGTTAGTTCGATTGAGAAAGTTTATTCTTCCTGCTGATTTTATTGTTCTTGATTACGAGGCAGATGAGGAAGTGCCCATTATTTTGGGGCGACCATTCTTAGCTACTGGTGGAGCAATTATTAATGTGAGAGCAGGGAAGTTAAAAATGAGAGTTGACGATGAGGAGGTCACTTTTAATATGTACAAGGCACTTAAGCTTCCTAAGAATTATGAGGACTTGTGCATGATTACTGTGGTAGAATCAAAGGGGATAAAAAAGAGTCCTTATGTGAGTTATAGTGATCCAGATGGGACAACTAAGTTAAAGGAGGTGGTATTTCCAGCTGAGCGTGTTAAGATGATTGACAAAAGAACTAGAGATGAAAGAGGAAACCTTCCGAGAGCGTGCCAAAAGGCTAGACTTCATgggagaaagaagaagagaaagcgcCCAGCCTGA